One stretch of Paenibacillus sp. FSL R5-0341 DNA includes these proteins:
- a CDS encoding DUF4179 domain-containing protein, which produces MTTNPEEKALLADAYQVKREKQHWNPTDTTAAIQRGLAKGRTKRSGRTFRVKWITAVLVTVLAAGWFLMGPLGNYGQQPATYTEPVTHWGVLEPFRGRLTSDMERTTITSTLNNGYVQLVDQTVTSGIYQFTVNAVMADENRITVLYTARTDASQEIYSIVNTKMTDARTGYVLDNGNIGGVHFSNDKHTIYGRSTLERNRNKPLPEQVNLQFQLSSVVPDVVEYSENGEKERKYQFSKKMNLSFALDPKFSIPKTEILNVNRTFTVGGYEVMLSEVELSPLVTRVRFVFEPEQEIDYKTKLSISEVVQPLEIVTTTKDGKQTILSMVNGSGTEDGMMYSFSSNLLDNPKSMILKLRGKPDKVYDDLQEAKNDELGIKIK; this is translated from the coding sequence ATGACCACTAACCCGGAGGAGAAAGCACTTCTTGCAGATGCATATCAGGTGAAAAGAGAGAAGCAGCACTGGAATCCGACGGACACGACTGCTGCAATTCAACGTGGTCTCGCAAAGGGCAGAACAAAACGATCAGGTAGGACCTTTCGTGTCAAATGGATCACGGCAGTGCTTGTCACGGTTCTGGCTGCAGGTTGGTTTCTTATGGGCCCGCTTGGAAACTATGGGCAACAACCGGCAACATATACTGAGCCTGTAACCCACTGGGGAGTACTTGAGCCCTTTCGTGGCCGGCTAACTTCGGATATGGAACGTACTACGATTACTTCAACGCTCAATAATGGTTATGTGCAACTCGTGGATCAGACGGTTACATCGGGCATATATCAGTTTACCGTGAATGCGGTTATGGCAGATGAGAACAGGATAACCGTATTGTATACCGCTAGAACGGATGCTTCACAAGAGATATATTCGATCGTCAATACCAAGATGACGGATGCAAGAACAGGTTATGTTCTGGATAACGGAAATATAGGAGGCGTGCATTTCTCAAATGATAAACATACTATCTATGGTCGAAGTACACTTGAACGGAATCGAAACAAACCGTTGCCTGAGCAAGTGAATCTTCAATTCCAGCTTTCTTCCGTTGTTCCGGATGTGGTGGAATATTCAGAAAACGGGGAAAAGGAACGGAAATATCAATTTTCCAAAAAAATGAATCTTTCTTTTGCGCTGGATCCCAAATTCTCTATCCCCAAAACGGAAATCTTGAACGTTAATCGTACTTTTACCGTTGGGGGTTATGAAGTTATGTTGTCAGAAGTGGAATTATCACCGCTTGTGACTCGGGTTAGATTTGTTTTTGAGCCGGAGCAAGAGATCGATTACAAAACGAAGTTGTCGATCAGTGAGGTCGTTCAGCCTCTTGAGATTGTAACTACCACTAAAGACGGGAAGCAGACCATTTTATCCATGGTAAACGGGAGCGGAACGGAAGATGGAATGATGTATTCTTTCAGCAGCAATCTGTTGGACAATCCGAAGTCGATGATATTAAAACTTCGTGGCAAACCAGATAAGGTCTATGATGATTTGCAGGAAGCCAAGAATGATGAACTGGGGATCAAAATCAAATAA
- a CDS encoding beta-galactosidase, with protein sequence MTIKIGIDYYPEQWAPELWEKDAVLMQETGVAIVRMAEFAWSRMEPTEGNYQFEWLDAAIEVFASRGMEIVLCTPTNTPPNWMTTRYPDVLPMDEQRHIIRPGVRGHRCNNSPSLRMLGSKFVEAISQRYGKHPAVIGWQIDNEMHYQECHCDTCNRAFVAWLQKRYSNLEELNREWGTVVWSGEYSSWAEVTTPLGTSKPMNPSYLLEYKRFCSDSVGYLLGWQLEILRRNCPDQFVTHNMWQYPNSLDYYDMHNELDFVSVDYYPNELYRDYGDRFPRNGALTLDLVRGIKRRNFWVMEQLSGAQGAWMPIQRTPYPGLIRARSWQTIARGADMVVHFRWRSATVGAEQFWHGLIDHSNVPGRRFREFSELTREVNQLGELLADSTIVTQVAILHSHDQHTALSLQPQAEGGMHYIDNLSSMHNAFLKMGVGTDVINWTEELDGYKLVIVPSLFLLNEEVAQRLERFAAKGGTVVLTNRTGVKNMRNVCEMLPLPGLLAEAAGVVVSEYDAIGNSEHRIRNAEGKTFAAKQWCDLLELRGAEPIAWYDNDFYEGVPAITVNKLGEGEVYYVGTWPDPSYFYQLFEDILKEKGLAPEIQLPEGVELSIRTKGEQNFLFLINLTNEQREITLDVPYRSLLTSERLNQKLTLPALGVDILTV encoded by the coding sequence ATGACAATTAAGATCGGAATTGATTATTATCCAGAGCAATGGGCTCCGGAATTATGGGAGAAAGATGCCGTACTTATGCAAGAGACAGGGGTTGCTATTGTGCGAATGGCAGAGTTCGCCTGGAGCCGAATGGAACCGACTGAGGGGAATTATCAGTTTGAATGGCTGGATGCGGCTATAGAAGTATTCGCTTCGCGCGGCATGGAAATTGTGTTATGCACCCCAACCAATACTCCGCCAAACTGGATGACAACCCGTTATCCGGATGTGCTGCCCATGGATGAGCAACGCCACATCATTCGGCCAGGTGTGCGTGGACATCGTTGCAACAACAGCCCTTCCTTGAGAATGCTGGGCTCCAAATTTGTGGAAGCGATATCACAGCGCTATGGTAAGCATCCCGCTGTTATCGGCTGGCAAATCGATAACGAGATGCACTACCAGGAGTGCCATTGTGATACATGCAATCGTGCATTTGTCGCTTGGCTGCAAAAGCGTTATTCCAATCTGGAGGAGTTGAACCGGGAGTGGGGTACGGTCGTCTGGAGCGGTGAGTACAGCAGCTGGGCTGAGGTAACAACGCCGCTCGGTACCAGCAAACCAATGAATCCTTCTTATCTTCTGGAGTACAAACGGTTTTGTTCCGACAGCGTAGGCTATCTGCTGGGATGGCAGCTTGAGATTTTACGCCGTAACTGTCCAGATCAATTCGTGACGCATAACATGTGGCAATATCCGAATAGCCTGGACTACTATGATATGCACAACGAATTGGACTTCGTCTCTGTCGATTATTATCCGAATGAGCTGTATCGCGATTATGGCGATCGGTTTCCGAGGAACGGAGCGCTTACGCTAGACTTGGTTCGCGGTATCAAGCGCCGGAATTTCTGGGTAATGGAACAGCTCAGCGGAGCACAGGGTGCCTGGATGCCGATTCAGCGTACCCCCTATCCTGGACTGATCCGAGCTCGCTCTTGGCAGACAATCGCTCGCGGTGCGGATATGGTCGTCCATTTCCGCTGGCGGAGTGCTACCGTCGGAGCCGAACAGTTCTGGCACGGGCTGATCGACCACAGCAATGTTCCTGGACGCAGATTCAGGGAATTCTCGGAGCTTACTCGCGAGGTGAACCAATTAGGAGAACTGCTGGCCGACTCAACCATTGTTACCCAGGTTGCGATTCTGCATTCGCATGATCAGCATACAGCGCTTTCTCTTCAGCCGCAGGCGGAAGGGGGAATGCACTATATAGATAACTTGTCCTCTATGCATAATGCATTTCTGAAAATGGGCGTCGGTACAGACGTTATCAATTGGACGGAGGAGCTCGACGGGTACAAGCTGGTCATTGTCCCCTCCCTCTTCCTGTTAAATGAAGAAGTAGCACAGCGACTGGAGCGATTCGCAGCCAAGGGTGGTACGGTTGTCCTCACCAATCGGACTGGCGTGAAGAACATGAGGAACGTATGTGAGATGTTGCCTCTGCCGGGGCTACTGGCTGAAGCGGCGGGTGTTGTTGTAAGTGAATATGATGCCATCGGCAACAGTGAGCATCGGATACGGAACGCGGAGGGCAAGACCTTCGCTGCGAAGCAATGGTGTGATCTATTGGAACTGAGAGGTGCAGAGCCGATCGCCTGGTATGACAACGACTTTTACGAGGGTGTACCGGCGATTACTGTCAATAAGCTTGGTGAAGGTGAAGTGTATTATGTCGGCACTTGGCCGGATCCATCGTATTTCTATCAGCTGTTTGAAGACATATTGAAGGAAAAAGGGTTGGCGCCCGAGATCCAGTTGCCGGAAGGTGTCGAGCTGTCGATCCGAACGAAGGGGGAGCAAAACTTCCTGTTCCTGATCAACCTGACGAATGAGCAACGAGAGATTACGTTGGACGTTCCTTATCGCAGCTTGTTGACTAGCGAGAGATTGAATCAGAAGTTGACGCTTCCAGCTCTGGGAGTAGACATTCTAACTGTATAA
- a CDS encoding SMI1/KNR4 family protein, with the protein MYNVQLERMREKLSTLRSLDPDLDLFGAENHEYELEPVWTQEDITQFEQKWQIKLPEEYKAWLLHMGTGGAGPYYGLENPDDGVYAVLGYDDELNAISDPFQFTGAWNWNYDWFEDSKEEEEWEALEHEYLDPKWSAGMLRISDFGCGISMNLIVKGASYGEIWVDDRANRNGIYPDQYWGNTNRLHFLDWYELWLDRSIHQMHEQKQQSGANEV; encoded by the coding sequence ATGTACAATGTACAACTGGAACGTATGCGTGAAAAGTTGAGCACTCTCCGAAGTCTGGACCCGGATCTGGACCTGTTCGGTGCAGAAAACCATGAATATGAATTGGAGCCTGTGTGGACGCAGGAGGATATCACGCAATTTGAACAGAAATGGCAAATTAAGTTGCCGGAGGAGTATAAGGCATGGCTTCTTCATATGGGAACGGGTGGTGCAGGACCTTATTATGGTCTGGAGAACCCGGATGACGGCGTATATGCTGTGCTTGGTTATGATGATGAGCTGAATGCGATCTCGGACCCTTTTCAATTCACGGGAGCATGGAACTGGAACTATGACTGGTTCGAAGACAGCAAAGAAGAAGAGGAATGGGAAGCGTTGGAACATGAATATCTTGATCCAAAGTGGTCGGCAGGCATGCTGCGCATCAGTGATTTTGGTTGTGGCATATCCATGAATCTAATTGTTAAGGGAGCCTCCTACGGAGAGATCTGGGTTGATGACCGGGCTAACCGCAATGGAATTTATCCTGATCAGTATTGGGGCAATACGAATCGACTACATTTTCTGGACTGGTATGAGTTGTGGTTGGATCGTTCAATCCATCAAATGCATGAACAGAAGCAACAATCTGGAGCGAACGAAGTCTGA
- a CDS encoding sigma-70 family RNA polymerase sigma factor: protein METKAEMNQRIYVQTEDETAFVQSIMEHQDTLISIAYSYLRNQQDALEAVQEMTCRAWIKRRTLNNEKAFKSWIIRILIYICIDEQRRRKRATPLAKEDIEDSIPASWMISVDDNRIAMESLLQKLKPKYRHVLLLKYYNDMTLTDIASILGKPEGTIKTWQHKGLQQLRKLMKNRRDWHDH from the coding sequence GTGGAAACAAAAGCAGAGATGAACCAGAGGATATATGTACAGACCGAAGACGAGACGGCATTTGTGCAATCCATTATGGAACATCAAGATACGCTCATTAGCATTGCCTACAGTTATTTGCGTAACCAGCAAGACGCGCTGGAAGCGGTACAGGAGATGACGTGCCGAGCTTGGATCAAGCGTCGGACGCTGAACAATGAGAAGGCGTTCAAGTCGTGGATCATTCGGATTCTCATCTATATCTGTATCGATGAGCAGAGGCGGCGCAAACGGGCGACACCTCTGGCGAAGGAAGATATAGAGGACAGCATTCCGGCGTCTTGGATGATCAGTGTAGATGATAATCGAATCGCTATGGAATCTCTTTTGCAAAAGTTGAAACCGAAATATCGCCATGTATTATTGCTGAAATATTATAACGACATGACACTGACGGATATTGCCTCGATCCTCGGCAAACCGGAAGGTACGATCAAGACCTGGCAGCACAAGGGGCTCCAGCAGTTGCGCAAGTTGATGAAGAATAGGAGGGATTGGCATGACCACTAA
- a CDS encoding AraC family transcriptional regulator: protein MPLPNRNFPVLSARDKLLPFYLLGIGLHHEQEHIRRDQGIQDYQWIQCRSGVGKLKLSETEYIVKPGMGILLFPGQKHEYYALSENWEVDWIIFDGSGSASLFETVGIVDTCVYTLASPEYLLSRMRELLQAALTPQEQTLSNYACSAILYTLLTEIIQRVSVEGSDTVGQQYERLKPVLDYIEQHYAEEITLPTLAGLICVTPEYFCHLFKKTTGIRPISYVNQVRVNKSKELLLDNVQRGMEDIARQVGFESTSYYGAIFKKLERITPGAFRRSYQKS from the coding sequence ATGCCTCTTCCCAATCGCAATTTCCCGGTATTATCTGCCCGAGACAAGCTGCTCCCTTTTTATTTGCTTGGCATCGGTCTGCATCATGAACAGGAGCATATACGCCGAGACCAAGGCATTCAGGATTATCAGTGGATACAATGTCGCAGCGGTGTGGGCAAGCTTAAGCTAAGTGAAACGGAATATATCGTCAAGCCGGGTATGGGCATACTGTTGTTCCCTGGACAGAAGCACGAATACTATGCCCTATCCGAGAACTGGGAAGTCGACTGGATCATTTTTGATGGCAGCGGGTCAGCGAGCTTGTTTGAAACCGTGGGCATTGTCGACACATGCGTATACACGCTTGCATCGCCTGAATACCTTCTATCCCGCATGCGGGAGCTGCTGCAAGCAGCCTTAACACCACAAGAGCAGACATTAAGCAATTACGCCTGCTCAGCTATCCTCTATACTTTATTGACCGAGATTATTCAACGCGTATCTGTGGAGGGCAGCGATACCGTCGGGCAGCAGTATGAGCGATTAAAGCCGGTTCTGGATTATATTGAACAGCATTATGCTGAAGAGATTACTTTGCCAACGCTGGCTGGATTGATCTGTGTCACACCAGAATATTTCTGTCATTTGTTTAAGAAGACGACAGGTATTCGTCCCATCAGCTATGTTAATCAGGTAAGGGTCAACAAGAGCAAGGAACTTCTGCTCGACAATGTGCAGCGTGGGATGGAGGATATTGCTCGTCAAGTTGGCTTCGAATCGACCAGCTATTATGGAGCAATCTTCAAGAAGCTTGAACGAATCACACCTGGTGCCTTCCGCCGCAGCTATCAGAAGTCATGA